One genomic region from Podarcis raffonei isolate rPodRaf1 chromosome 16, rPodRaf1.pri, whole genome shotgun sequence encodes:
- the SYVN1 gene encoding E3 ubiquitin-protein ligase synoviolin isoform X1 — protein sequence MFRTAIMMAASLALTSAVVAHAYYLKHQFYPTVVYLTKSSPSMAVLYIQAFVLVFLLGKFMGKVFFGQLRAAEMEHLLERSWYAVTETCLAFTVFRDDFSPRFVALFTLLLFLKCFHWLAEDRVDFMERSPNISWLFHFRIVSLMLLLGILDFLFVSHAYHSILTRGASVQLVFGFEYAILMTMVLTIFIKYILHSIDLQSENPWDNKAVYMLYTELFTGFIKVLLYMAFMTIMIKVHTFPLFAIRPMYLAMRQFKKAVTDAIMSRRAIRNMNTLYPDATPEELQAMDNVCIICREEMVMGAKRLPCNHIFHTSCLRSWFQRQQTCPTCRMDVLRASLPTQSQTPPEQQEGGQQPPQQHQTPLIPQPPNFPQGILPPFPPGMFPLWPPMGPFPPVPGVQPPNNADSASAATPSTSGTQASAGASRPSGDSASGSDTAAPAGTVPGFAFPPPWMGMPFPPLFGFPPMPVPPSGFAGLTEEELRAMEGHERQHLEARLQCLQNIHTLLDAAMLQINQYLTVLATIGMPRTAQPPSAPAASAPPSETPSPVPGTSEPATTTFQSADSTSSPAEETDAADQADLSPAAAGAKGYTEPSGQEQDGAQSSPEEPDTAELRRRRLQKLEFPPSSSH from the exons ATGTTCCGAACAGCCATCATGATGGCTGCCAGCCTGGCCTTGACCTCTGCAGTGGTGGCGCACGCCTATTATCTTAAGCACCAGTTCTACCCGACGGTGGTGTACCTGACGAAGTCCAGTCCCAGCATGGCG GTGCTGTACATTCAAGCTTTCGTCCTGGTGTTcctattaggcaaattcatgggcaAAGTGTTTTTTGGACAGCTCCGAGCAGCGGAAATGGAG catCTGCTTGAGCGGTCATGGTATGCAGTGACCGAGACCTGCCTTGCCTTCACAGTCTTCAGGGATGACTTCAGCCCCCGTTTTGTGGCCCTCTtcactctcctcctcttcctcaagtGCTTCCACTGGCTGGCTGAGGACCGTGTGGACTTT ATGGAGAGGAGCCCAAACATTTCCTGGCTCTTCCATTTCCGCATTGTCT CTCTGATGCTGCTCCTGGGCATTCTGGATTTCCTGTTTGTCAGCCATGCCTACCACAGCATCCTCACACGGGGAGCCTCCGTCCAGCTGGTCTTTGGCTTTGAG TATGCTATCCTCATGACGATGGTGCTCACCATCTTCATCAAATACATCCTGCACTCCATCGACCTCCAGAGCGAGAACCCTTGGGACAACAAGGCCGTCTACATGCTCTATACAGAGCTCTTCACAG GGTTCATCAAGGTCCTCTTGTACATGGCCTTCATGACCATCATGATCAAAGTGCACACCTTCCCACTGTTTGCCATCCGACCCATGTACCTGGCTATGAG GCAGTTCAAGAAAGCTGTGACAGATGCAATCATGTCCCGCCGAGCTATTCGCAACATGAACACCCT gtACCCTGATGCCACTCCAGAAGAACTGCAGGCCATGGACAACGTGTGCATTATCTGCCGGGAGGAGATGGTAATGGGTGCAAAACGCCTGCCTTGCAACCACATATTCCACACCAG CTGCCTGCGGTCCTGGTTCCAGCGCCAGCAGACCTGTCCCACGTGCCGGATGGACGTCCTCcgagcctccctccccactcAGTCGCAGACGCCCCCTGAGCAACAGGAGGGAGGGCAGCAGCCGCCGCAGCAGCATCAGACTCCACTGATCCCTCAGCCACCAAACT TTCCCCAAGGCATCCTGCCCCCTTTCCCTCCAGGGATGTTCCCTCTGTGGCCGCCCATGGGCCCCTTCCCTCCAGTGCCTGGCGTCCAGCCCCCCAACAATGCAGACAGCGCTTCAGCAGCCACTCCCTCCACCTCAGGAACACAAGCGTCAG CAGGCGCCTCGAGGCCCAGTGGCGATTCAGCATCCGGATCGGACACCGCGGCCCCTGCAGGGACGGTGCCTGGTTTCGCCTTCCCTCCGCCTTGGATGGGGATGCCGTTCCCACCTCTCTTTG GTTTCCCTCCGATGCCGGTACCACCATCTGGGTTTGCTGGGCTGACAGAGGAAGAGCTGCGGGCCATGGAAGGCCATGAGCGGCAGCATTTGGAAGCCCGTCTCCAGTGCCTGCAGAACATCCACACACTCCTTGACGCTGCCATGCTGCAGATCAACCAGTATCTCACTGTGTTGGCAACGATCGG GATGCCCCGAACTGCACAGCCACCAAGTGCCCCAGCCGCTTCAGCACCCCCTTCGGAGACCCCCAGCCCTGTCCCTGGCACAAGTGAGCCTGCCACCACCACTTTCCAGTCTGCAGACAGCACCTCTTCACCTGCAGAAGAGACAGACGCTGCAGATCAAGCAG ATCTGTCCCCAGCAGCAGCCGGTGCCAAGGGCTACACAGAGCCATCTGGCCAGGAGCAGGATGGAGCTCAATCTTCCCCAGAGGAACCAGACACTGCAGAGCTGCGCAGGCGCCGACTTCAAAAACTGgaatttcctccttcctcctcccattGA
- the SYVN1 gene encoding E3 ubiquitin-protein ligase synoviolin isoform X2, translated as MFRTAIMMAASLALTSAVVAHAYYLKHQFYPTVVYLTKSSPSMAVLYIQAFVLVFLLGKFMGKVFFGQLRAAEMEHLLERSWYAVTETCLAFTVFRDDFSPRFVALFTLLLFLKCFHWLAEDRVDFMERSPNISWLFHFRIVSLMLLLGILDFLFVSHAYHSILTRGASVQLVFGFEYAILMTMVLTIFIKYILHSIDLQSENPWDNKAVYMLYTELFTGFIKVLLYMAFMTIMIKVHTFPLFAIRPMYLAMRQFKKAVTDAIMSRRAIRNMNTLYPDATPEELQAMDNVCIICREEMVMGAKRLPCNHIFHTSCLRSWFQRQQTCPTCRMDVLRASLPTQSQTPPEQQEGGQQPPQQHQTPLIPQPPNFPQGILPPFPPGMFPLWPPMGPFPPVPGVQPPNNADSASAATPSTSGTQASGASRPSGDSASGSDTAAPAGTVPGFAFPPPWMGMPFPPLFGFPPMPVPPSGFAGLTEEELRAMEGHERQHLEARLQCLQNIHTLLDAAMLQINQYLTVLATIGMPRTAQPPSAPAASAPPSETPSPVPGTSEPATTTFQSADSTSSPAEETDAADQADLSPAAAGAKGYTEPSGQEQDGAQSSPEEPDTAELRRRRLQKLEFPPSSSH; from the exons ATGTTCCGAACAGCCATCATGATGGCTGCCAGCCTGGCCTTGACCTCTGCAGTGGTGGCGCACGCCTATTATCTTAAGCACCAGTTCTACCCGACGGTGGTGTACCTGACGAAGTCCAGTCCCAGCATGGCG GTGCTGTACATTCAAGCTTTCGTCCTGGTGTTcctattaggcaaattcatgggcaAAGTGTTTTTTGGACAGCTCCGAGCAGCGGAAATGGAG catCTGCTTGAGCGGTCATGGTATGCAGTGACCGAGACCTGCCTTGCCTTCACAGTCTTCAGGGATGACTTCAGCCCCCGTTTTGTGGCCCTCTtcactctcctcctcttcctcaagtGCTTCCACTGGCTGGCTGAGGACCGTGTGGACTTT ATGGAGAGGAGCCCAAACATTTCCTGGCTCTTCCATTTCCGCATTGTCT CTCTGATGCTGCTCCTGGGCATTCTGGATTTCCTGTTTGTCAGCCATGCCTACCACAGCATCCTCACACGGGGAGCCTCCGTCCAGCTGGTCTTTGGCTTTGAG TATGCTATCCTCATGACGATGGTGCTCACCATCTTCATCAAATACATCCTGCACTCCATCGACCTCCAGAGCGAGAACCCTTGGGACAACAAGGCCGTCTACATGCTCTATACAGAGCTCTTCACAG GGTTCATCAAGGTCCTCTTGTACATGGCCTTCATGACCATCATGATCAAAGTGCACACCTTCCCACTGTTTGCCATCCGACCCATGTACCTGGCTATGAG GCAGTTCAAGAAAGCTGTGACAGATGCAATCATGTCCCGCCGAGCTATTCGCAACATGAACACCCT gtACCCTGATGCCACTCCAGAAGAACTGCAGGCCATGGACAACGTGTGCATTATCTGCCGGGAGGAGATGGTAATGGGTGCAAAACGCCTGCCTTGCAACCACATATTCCACACCAG CTGCCTGCGGTCCTGGTTCCAGCGCCAGCAGACCTGTCCCACGTGCCGGATGGACGTCCTCcgagcctccctccccactcAGTCGCAGACGCCCCCTGAGCAACAGGAGGGAGGGCAGCAGCCGCCGCAGCAGCATCAGACTCCACTGATCCCTCAGCCACCAAACT TTCCCCAAGGCATCCTGCCCCCTTTCCCTCCAGGGATGTTCCCTCTGTGGCCGCCCATGGGCCCCTTCCCTCCAGTGCCTGGCGTCCAGCCCCCCAACAATGCAGACAGCGCTTCAGCAGCCACTCCCTCCACCTCAGGAACACAAGCGTCAG GCGCCTCGAGGCCCAGTGGCGATTCAGCATCCGGATCGGACACCGCGGCCCCTGCAGGGACGGTGCCTGGTTTCGCCTTCCCTCCGCCTTGGATGGGGATGCCGTTCCCACCTCTCTTTG GTTTCCCTCCGATGCCGGTACCACCATCTGGGTTTGCTGGGCTGACAGAGGAAGAGCTGCGGGCCATGGAAGGCCATGAGCGGCAGCATTTGGAAGCCCGTCTCCAGTGCCTGCAGAACATCCACACACTCCTTGACGCTGCCATGCTGCAGATCAACCAGTATCTCACTGTGTTGGCAACGATCGG GATGCCCCGAACTGCACAGCCACCAAGTGCCCCAGCCGCTTCAGCACCCCCTTCGGAGACCCCCAGCCCTGTCCCTGGCACAAGTGAGCCTGCCACCACCACTTTCCAGTCTGCAGACAGCACCTCTTCACCTGCAGAAGAGACAGACGCTGCAGATCAAGCAG ATCTGTCCCCAGCAGCAGCCGGTGCCAAGGGCTACACAGAGCCATCTGGCCAGGAGCAGGATGGAGCTCAATCTTCCCCAGAGGAACCAGACACTGCAGAGCTGCGCAGGCGCCGACTTCAAAAACTGgaatttcctccttcctcctcccattGA